The following coding sequences lie in one Arachis hypogaea cultivar Tifrunner chromosome 9, arahy.Tifrunner.gnm2.J5K5, whole genome shotgun sequence genomic window:
- the LOC112710171 gene encoding toll/interleukin-1 receptor-like protein, with translation MMLEYDNLYRDSPKIARIRLFVFPGNHFNLDRNPASTETLKTKKTVKQNSKVNGDSLVVVLPPPPVDRRRHTQRFTSHLCKALSRKQVKTFVDFTVQKGNEISASIHQAIEESFVSVVVFSENYASSKWCLEELVKIMECSKENGLVAVPVFYKIDRSHVRKQLGSYSEALKKLQNNSTKKVQKWREALTEAANLSGWVSSSCRDESELIQKDCERRFAEAD, from the exons ATGATGCTCGAGTATGATAATCTCTACAGAGATTCCCCTAAAATCGCTCGCATAAGGCTCTTCGTCTTCCCTGGCAACCATTTCAATTTGGATCGCAATCCCGCTTCCAccgaaaccctaaaaaccaagaAGACAGTCAAACAAAACTCCAAAGTCAACGGCGACAGTTTAGTTGTTGTTCTTCCGCCTCCGCCAGTTGAT AGGCGAAGACACACGCAACGTTTCACTTCCCATCTTTGTAAAGCTCTGTCGCGAAAGCAGGTAAAGACCTTCGTGGATTTTACTGTTCAGAAGGGAAATGAGATCTCTGCTTCGATCCACCAAGCAATTGAAGAGTCGTTCGTATCGGTGGTTGTGTTCTCGGAGAACTATGCTTCTTCAAAGTGGTGCTTGGAAGAGCTTGTGAAAATAATGGAGTGCAGTAAAGAAAATGGACTGGTTGCTGTTCCTGTGTTCTATAAAATAGATCGATCACATGTGCGGAAGCAGCTTGGAAGTTACAGTGAGGCATTAAAGAAGTTACAAAATAATAGCACGAAGAAGGTTCAGAAATGGAGGGAAGCTCTCACTGAAGCAGCAAATTTATCTGGGTGGGTCTCCAGCTCCTGCAG GGATGAGTCTGAGCTCATTCAAAAAGATTGTGAAAGACGTTTTGCAGAAGCTGATTGA
- the LOC112708803 gene encoding disease resistance protein RPV1-like, with protein MEIDEAKFLCSYGGEINPRGRNNKLAYVGGTNKLLYVDRRIDFTAMVAKISSLFDGACNGHYFFKYQVPGSDDLNALVSVTNDRDLHNMMLVFDQLYRDSPRFPRMRLFLFPNPNKPLDSVKPDSNGLSSNLWKHDVFISCRGKDTLTGFTSHLVKALNKKHIKTFTGDELHKGDCISDSLTRAIDNSSVSIVILSENFVTSSWCVDELLKIMACGRKVIPVFYGVDPSDVRKQLVSFNEKFKSHLQSNINNLLKWMDALAKVADLEGWDSSSCRDDFELVDKIVKDVLRKLNNPCLPKDIKGVVGINKNLEKLELLLSSVPDEQTGIIGICGMAGVGKTTVVKKLFEKHSYRYEGSCFLEGVLERLEKYGQEIDELCNQLHSKLLEGKDFPNSMADTNSAKCCLCSRQRSFIVLDDVGSSKQLEYLVGDLQCYGAGSRIIVITRNKSVLEKRVEKIYKMEVLDFQDSLTLFSLNAFNQKYPKTGYQELSWKAVTYCKGVPLALKVLGSFLHSKSETEWDSALQKLEKNPNASIQNVSRLSYDGSDYQQNYIVLDIATSFKGEQKEQRIDVLISSLLDEALLAIYDHFELLQDLNKKWGGESFVKNLSRILKIIARYRT; from the exons ATGGAGATCGACGAAGCAAAGTTCCTCTGCAGCTACGGCGGCGAGATCAATCCCCGCGGCCGCAACAACAAGCTCGCCTACGTCGGTGGCACCAATAAGCTTCTTTATGTTGACCGTAGAATTGACTTCACAGCCATGGTTGCCAAAATCTCCAGCCTCTTTGACGGCGCCTGCAACGGCCATTACTTCTTCAAATACCAAGTCCCCGGCAGCGATGACCTCAATGCTCTCGTCTCCGTCACCAACGACAGAGACCTCCACAACATGATGCTCGTGTTCGATCAACTCTACCGCGACTCCCCTAGATTCCCCCGCATGAGACTCTTCCTCTTCCCAAACCCTAACAAACCTCTCGATTCGGTTAAGCCAGACTCTAATGGGCTATCTTCGAATCTTTGGAAGCATGATGTGTTTATCAGCTGTAGAGGGAAGGACACTCTTACCGGATTCACTTCCCATCTTGTCAAAGCTCTgaataaaaaacatataaaaacctTCACTGGTGATGAGCTTCACAAAGGGGATTGCATCTCGGATTCTCTTACAAGAGCTATTGACAATTCGTCTGTATCTATTGTGATCTTGTCAGAGAATTTTGTTACCTCAAGTTGGTGCGTCGATGAGTTATTGAAAATAATGGCGTGCGGAAGGAAAGTTATACCTGTGTTTTATGGTGTGGATCCATCTGATGTACGAAAGCAGCTAGTGAGTTTCAATGAAAAATTCAAGTCTCACTTGCAGAGTAACATTAACAATCTTCTGAAATGGATGGATGCTCTCGCCAAAGTTGCGGATTTAGAAGGCTGGGATTCCAGCTCTTGTAG GGACGACTTTGAACTTGTGGATAAGATTGTCAAAGATGTTTTGCGAAAGCTGAATAATCCTTGTCTGCCTAAGGATATCAAGGGTGTAGTTGGTATTAATAAAAATCTTGAAAAGTTAGAATTGTTATTAAGTTCGGTTCCTGATGAACAAACGGGAATAATTGGGATTTGTGGGATGGCAGGAGTAGGCAAGACGACTGTAGTGAAGAAATTATTTGAGAAACATTCTTATCGGTATGAAGGTTCCTGTTTCTTAGAAGGTGTTCTGGAAAGATTGGAAAAGTATGGGCAGGAGATAGATGAGTTGTGTAATCAACTTCACTCCAAGTTGTTAGAAGGAAAAGACTTCCCAAATAGCATGGCAGATACAAATTCTGCAAAGTGCTGTCTCTGCAGCAGACAAAGAAGTTTCATAGTTCTTGATGATGTGGGTAGTTCAAAGCAATTAGAATACCTAGTTGGAGACCTTCAATGCTATGGTGCAGGAAGTAGAATAATTGTAATTACAAGGAACAAGAGTGTGCTGGAAAAAAGAGTTGAAAAAATTTATAAGATGGAGGTGTTAGATTTTCAAGATTCCCTTACTCTGTTTAGCTTGAATGCATTCAATCAAAAGTATCCAAAAACGGGATACCAAGAGCTATCATGGAAAGCAGTTACCTACTGCAAAGGTGTCCCGTTAGCTTTAAAAGTATTGGGTTCTTTTCTTCATTCCAAGAGTGAAACTGAATGGGATAGTGCGCTGCAAAAACTCGAGAAGAATCCTAATGCATCAATTCAAAATGTGTCAAGATTGAGTTATGATGGGTCAGATTATCAGCAGAATTACATTGTTTTAGACATTGCAACATCTTTTAAGGGAGAGCAAAAAGAACAGAGAATTGATGTATTAATAAGTTCCCTTCTTGATGAGGCTCTATTAGCTATATATGATCATTTTGAGCTGTTGCAGGATTTGAACAAGAAGTGGGGAGGGGAATCATTTGTCAAAAATCTATCAAGAATCCTGAAAATCATAGCAAGGTATCGGACATAA
- the LOC112710169 gene encoding disease resistance protein RML1B, whose product MENYDVKFLCSYGGEIHHRPNKKISYVGGHNKLHYVNRGIDLTAMLAELSALFDAAGDIHFKYQLPGDDFDALISVTSDSDLNSLMLEYDNLYRDSAKTARMRLFIFPGNGPDSASTQPFPAKLKSKVNGGAVVPPQITPVKFQDLPPVNNFNTSDRVLVSDPKVNRPVEDSGSSRLNSPLPALQYDVFISFRGEDTRASFTSHLFKSLSRKQIVTYTDDLLHEGDSIMSLLRAIEESCLSLVVFSENYASSKWCLQELVKIMECKKEYGRLVIPVFYNVDPSHVRYQLGSYSEAFKKHLQKNKKAEVQKWREALTAAANLEGLDSRSYRDEIEFIQNIVKDVLQKLIDHNPPNDSKSLVGIGENLENVKSLLSESVEVRMIGICGMGGIGKTTLARLIFEKYSYKFEGSCFLENVRKRSGKSGLTELVRRLYLELLQGKFWQNNTGKSTFVEDRLSKQRNFIVLDDVSSLEQLNYLVRKLQCCGAGSKIIITARDKNVLVPTVETIYEMKILDSHESFKLFSLNAFNEDCPQIGYEELSWKAVGCCKGIPLALIVLGSFLHSKSKTDWHSALQKLEKTPDPEIQNILRLSYDGLDDEAKQIFLDIACFFKGELVEYVVNLLDSCGFYAAIGMRSLLDRALIAISHNCVRMHDLIQELGWDIVCQQSSGNAENRSHLWDSNDIWDVLGNNKGTDSIESIVLDMSQIEDLQLNADTFKKMPKLRFLKLYIPSENDGRLNKLHLPVGLKPFPSKLRYLEWDAYPLPSLPSNFCPEKLVTLRIRNSKLKRLWDGVQNLVNLEEVDLTDSRKLVELPDFSKADNLKSVHLSGCRSLRHVHPSLLSLGKLELLDLLNCAKLEMLETKMHSKSLKHLSIKSRTSLIPPYVSHLSSLRKLLLDGSPVETLPVSIKHLTGLKTLSLKGCKMLQHLPELPSSIRHLTALDCIMLQTVTFSSNIPRLQEEKRINISFHNCMKLDVANCIYWYLKDIRKLAYVCESRRGGKGVVRRSDFFKICYPDYRVPEWFMHRTKGTSITFEVSSPSSYGFSSLLCVVLPKYSLDYELDIKCRCYLEDGSNMHKYSFGILFLNHIPAEGCSDHVYMAYNYGGIFDVIKLDRLNNKIASSGQNPKVTFEFFVSSGDTGSKQDDNLLIKECGVYPLNDSNFRTE is encoded by the exons ATGGAGAATTACGACGTGAAGTTTCTCTGCAGCTATGGCGGCGAGATCCACCACCGCCCCAACAAGAAGATCTCCTACGTCGGCGGCCACAACAAGCTCCACTACGTTAACCGTGGAATCGACTTGACCGCCATGCTCGCCGAACTCTCCGCCCTCTTTGACGCCGCCGGTGACATCCACTTCAAGTATCAGCTCCCCGGCGATGACTTCGACGCCCTAATATCCGTCACCAGCGACAGCGACCTAAACAGCCTGATGCTTGAGTATGATAACCTCTACAGAGATTCCGCTAAAACCGCTCGGATGAGATTATTCATCTTCCCTGGTAACGGTCCTGATTCCGCGTCCACCCAACCCTTCCCAGCTAAACTGAAATCCAAAGTCAACGGCGGTGCTGTTGTTCCTCCGCAAATTACGCCGGTGAAGTTCCAAGATCTGCCACCGGTTAACAATTTTAATACCTCAGACCGGGTGTTGGTTTCGGATCCAAAAGTGAATCGACCGGTCGAAGATTCCGGTTCTTCCCGTTTGAATAGTCCGTTACCTGCTTTACAGTATGATGTTTTCATCAGCTTCAGAGGTGAGGATACACGCGCAAGCTTCACTTCCCATCTTTTCAAATCTCTGTCCCGAAAGCAGATAGTTACATACACTGATGACTTGCTTCACGAAGGAGATTCGATCATGTCCCTCCTCAGAGCAATTGAAGAGTCTTGCCTTTCGCTTGTTGTATTCTCAGAGAACTATGCATCCTCAAAGTGGTGCTTGCAAGAACTGGTTAAAATAATGGAGTGCAAGAAAGAATATGGACGGCTTGTTATACCTGTCTTCTACAACGTTGATCCATCACATGTAAGGTATCAGCTAGGAAGTTACAGTGAAGCGTTTAAAAAACACTTGCAGAAAAACAAGAAGGCTGAGGTTCAGAAGTGGAGGGAAGCTCTCACTGCAGCAGCAAATTTAGAAGGCTTGGACTCCCGTTCTTATAG GGACGAAATTGAATTCATTCAGAATATTGTCAAAGATGTTTTGCAGAAGCTGATTGACCACAACCCACCCAATGATAGTAAAAGTCTCGTTGGCATTGGTGAAAATCTTGAAAATGTAAAATCACTATTAAGTGAATCTGTTGAAGTCAGAATGATTGGAATTTGTGGCATGGGGGGTATAGGAAAAACAACTCTAGCAAGACTTATATTTGAGAAATATTCTTATAAGTTTGAAGGCTCCTGCTTCTTAGAAAATGTACGGAAAAGATCAGGAAAGTCCGGGTTAACTGAGTTAGTTCGTCGACTTTACTTGGAGCTCTTACAGggaaaattttggcaaaataacACAGGAAAATCCACTTTTGTTGAGGACAGGTTAAGCAAACAAAGAAATTTCATAGTCCTTGATGATGTGAGTAGTTTAGAGCAATTAAATTACCTGGTTCGGAAGCTTCAATGCTGTGGCGCAGGTAGTAAGATCATTATCACAGCTAGAGACAAAAATGTGCTGGTTCCAACGGTTGAAACAATATATGAGATGAAGATATTAGATTCTCATGAGTCATTTAAACTGTTTAGTTTGAATGCATTCAATGAAGACTGTCCACAAATTGGATACGAGGAGCTATCATGGAAAGCGGTTGGCTGTTGCAAAGGCATCCCACTAGCCTTAATAGTATTGGGTTCTTTTCTCCATTCAAAGAGTAAAACTGATTGGCATAGTGCATTGCAAAAGCTTGAGAAGACACCAGATCCAGAAATTCAGAATATTTTAAGATTGAGTTATGATGGATTAGATGATGAGGCTAAACAAATTTTTCTAGACATCGCATGTTTTTTTAAGGGAGAGCTTGTAGAATACGTAGTTAATCTGTTAGACAGTTGTGGCTTCTATGCAGCTATTGGCATGAGATCCCTTCTTGATAGAGCTTTAATAGCTATATCTCATAATTGTGTGCGGATGCATGACTTGATCCAAGAATTAGGTTGGGATATCGTTTGTCAACAATCTAGTGGAAATGCTGAAAATCGTAGCCACTTGTGGGATTCTAATGATATTTGGGATGTTTTGGGAAACAACAAA GGAACTGATTCTATTGAAAGCATAGTATTGGATATGTCTCAAATAGAAGATCTACAGTTGAATGCTGATACATTCAAAAAGATGCCTAAGTTAAGATTTCTCAAATTATATATCCCATCGGAAAATGATGGCAGATTAAATAAACTGCATCTTCCCGTAGGACTAAAGCCATTTCCTTCTAAATTAAGATACTTGGAGTGGGATGCCTACCCTTTGCCATCTCTGCCATCGAATTTTTGTCCTGAGAAGCTTGTTACTCTTCGCATCCGGAACAGTAAACTTAAAAGACTTTGGGATGGGGTTCAG AATCTTGTTAATTTAGAGGAAGTAGATCTAACAGATTCCCGAAAGTTGGTGGAGCTTCCGGATTTCTCCAAGGCAGATAATCTCAAAAGTGTACATCTGTCTGGCTGTCGAAGTTTGCGTCATGTCCATCCATCTCTTTTATCACTTGGAAAACTTGAACTTTTAGATCTTCTGAACTGTGCAAAACTTGAGATGCTTGAAACTAAGATGCATTCAAAATCTCTTAAGCACCTCTCTATCAAGAGCCGCACAAGTTTAATCCCACCCTATGTCAGTCACTTATCATCTTTACGGAAATTACTTCTAGATGGAAGCCCTGTGGAGACATTGCCGGTGAGCATCAAGCACCTTACGGGGCTGAAAACACTGTCACTAAAAGGGTGTAAGATGCTTCAACATTTGCCAGAGCTTCCATCATCCATTCGTCATTTGACTGCTCTGGACTGCATAATGCTGCAAACTGTGACATTCAGTTCAAATATTCCTAGACTACAAGAAGAAAAACGCATAAACATCTCGTTCCATAATTGCATGAAGTTGGATGTGGCGAATTGTATTTATTGGTACCTTAAAGATATAAGGAAACTTGCTTACGTGTGTGAATCCAGAAGAGGAGGAAAAGGAGTAGTTCGGAGAAGTGATTTCTTCAAGATTTGTTATCCCGACTACAGAGTACCAGAGTGGTTCATGCATCGGACAAAGGGTACTTCCATAACTTTTGAAGTTTCTTCACCTTCCAGTTATGGTTTTAGTTCCCTTCTCTGCGTTGTTCTCCCTAAGTATAGTTTGGATTATGAACTTGATATTAAATGCCGTTGCTACTTGGAAGATGGTAGTAACATGCACAAATATTCATTTGGCATATTATTTCTAAATCACATTCCGGCAGAAGGGTGTTCTGATCATGTTTATATGGCATATAATTATGGAGGCATCTTTGATGTAATCAAGCTGGACAGATTGAATAATAAGATTGCGTCTTCCGGGCAAAACCCGAAAGTCACATTTGAATTCTTTGTCAGCAGTGGCGATACTGGAAGTAAACAAGATGATAACTTGTTGATCAAAGAGTGTGGTGTCTATCCACTAAATGATTCCAATTTTAGAACTGAATAG